TTCATATTCAAATTTCTAATTCTATGTATTCCCTGAATTTTTAATTTCCATTTCTTGTTCTAGGTATTCCCTTTTCTCGACAAATTCTACAAAGTCCTAATTCTATGAAGTAGATATCTTGGACAATATTGATCTTCATATTAATGACTTTGCAACTTTGCATCAAGAAACATCCGAAAAAACCTCTTTATGAAGCACAGGCGCATTATTGTTGTCGATAGAGTTATTTGAAtttggatcttatttgagttaaTCATGTTAGTTTCATTTGCGATCTTTTTAGTCTTTCTATCACAAAATGTCATTGTCGACAATCATTGTTAGACATCTCAAACTAAAGATTTATGGTTGAAAGCTTACTCACAGGATTGTGCAAATGAATTTACGTAGCATGCACTATATAGTCTGAGTGATTAGGGGCCCATGTCGTCAAGTTCGCCCTAGGGCCTTCCGAAACATAGGGCCCGTCCTGGGTGAGTCTATGAGTTCAGAGACAAGCGTAGGAGGGTCATTTGCAATAGAGACAGTCGGTCTGAGAATATCATCTCGGGGTAACCAATTGTCAGTCCAGGTATTCGTTgatgcaccatctcctatcctttTGACAAGACCTTGAGAAAGAACGCCCCTGCCCTCAATGAGCGAGCGCCAAATTTGTGTGGGTGCCGATCCCAGTTGAGCTTTTAGGAAGGTTGTGTTTCGGAAATAGACAGCCTTTAATATGTGGGTGCTCAGGGTAGATGGATCCTGTAAAATACGCCAATCCTGCAATGCTAAGAGAGCCAAGTTAAATAATTCAATGTCTCTCAAACCCAAACCTCCTATGCTCTTTGGCTTTGTCATCTCGTTCCAAGAAACTCAGCTGGTCTTCCTCTCGCCTCTTTTGCGCCCCACCAGAATTGGGGGATAAGAGAATTGATATGCTCACAAAGCCCCCTCGGAAGTTTAAAGCATGCCACAGAATAAACTGTTACAGCCTGAGCAATGGATATAATAAGAACTTCCTTCCCACGGTCGATAGGATCTTCTCCATCTATCCTCGAACTTTATGCAAAACACgttttttttaatatttaaaCGCAACGTTCCTTGTGCTCCCTACATCACATGACATACTCAAATATTAGCCTCATAGGGTTTCATTCATGACAGCCAACCGAGCTTTAATGTCATCCATCATTTGCTGGGAGCTTTTCTTTCTAAAAATTATGGAAGAGTTCTCCCCATTAATGCTCTAACCAGAAGCTTGGCAATAGACTTCAAGAGAGTTTGATACTTACATAGCACCCTCACTTGTCATTTTGAAAACAGCAGGCTGTCATCTGCTACAAGTAAATGGTTCACTGGGGTACCGACGAAGCTACCTCGGTGCCACTAAAGATTGATGACTGACTTCGATAATTTAGGAGGAAAGACAGGCCCTCTGCCAAAAGAAACAAATAAGGCGATATGGGGTCCCCTTGGCGGATCCCATGAGTAGGTTTAGGGCTCCTTtgatacaaaggaatttcattggaTTTTTGGAGGATTTGGATCCTTAGGATTTTTTTCCTACGATGGCCGTTTGATTCGTAGGATTGAAATCCTTTGGAATTTTTTCATAGGATTCATTTGTActacattttggaggaaaattttCATCCACTCAAACCTCTTTGTAGAATTTCTTTGTTTTTCCTGTGCTATCAAACACACTTCCAAATTTCGTAGTGTATAAAAGGACATGCCACTCTATTCCTACGTTTTTCCTATTCCTGCATTTTGAGAATCCTACGAATCAAAGAGGTCCTTAAACTCCACTAATTTCTCATCGTTAAAAAGAATGGAAAAATAAACATAAGAGATCATACACGTTACTATATTTATCCATCCCTGATTGAAGCCTCTCTTggtcatgatggctttgagacaaCCCCGTTCAACTCGATCATATGCCTTCGTCAATCGAGCTTTCACTAGTACATTTCGGATTTTAACCACGCTTCACTTTTGTCATGGAAAATCAAAATTCGTCATGCATTACGGCCCGTTGACGGAAAAGTGGCCTCACGGGCTCCGTCATGGATTCAAAAATAACGATGGTTTGCACCTAATCGTTGTGCATTATCGCTTATGCGTGACACCCATAAATTTGTCATGTATTATGGAATATGCATGGCAGGAAATATTTATCACCCAATATACATACATTTGTCAAAGCTGCTGACATGTCGGTCAATGATGCTGAGGTGGTTGTTTACGTGGCCGTTGACGTGGCTGTTTACACATGGCTGCTCACGTGAGTTTTGACGTGGATGTTGACGTGGTTGTTCATGTGGATGTTGACGTGGCTGCTATCATGTGGGTCAAGTCTAGGCAGACCTGGCTGTTGTCATGTGGGTCAAGTCTGTGCAGACGTGGCATGAGGTGACGCGGGTCCACAATATGCTGCCGTGTGGGACCCAtatgacactgacatgtgggtcccatgGCTGGTGACACCGTCACAGTTTTTGTCACAAATGCTCTCACGAGAATTTTCGGATAAATTTGCAAACAAATATAAGCGAAATCaaaatttcaaatgcttttttaAATACAAATGATCCTCACATGTTTGATAAAAAACAGCTGTTCTAACACACTTATACTGAACAAAAGTAGAAAGAAAATAAGCAGCGACTCTAGTTGCCCTGGGACTATGAAGATTGTGAATTCTTTAATGTAGAGAAGGGTTTTAGCAATGCAACTCTCAATATCATTGATTGGGTGCAAGGGCACGTATATATAGACTAGAATGTGGGCCTCAACCTCAACTATACAAATGCTAGGAGGTGGACCAGGATATATAGATATACATGCAAAATAcatattcaacccccccccctaGTTGAAACATCGTCGGAGACGCAGAGACTGGACCTGAACTCCTCAAAGACGGAAGTAGGCAATCCCTTGATCATCACATCGGCAAACTGCTGCGACATCGGAACATGGAGAACTCGAATGCGTCCAAGAGCCACCTGTTCTCAAAAGAAGTGAATGTCGAGCTCAATATGCTTCATACGACGATGATGCACCGGGTTGGCGGAGAGGTAGACAACACTGACATTTGTCGCAGTATACAAGCGTGGCCTTGTGAACATCACAAAGGAGCTCCTGAAGGAGCTGGCGAAGCCACGAGCACTCGGCAACTGTGTTAGCCACTGCCCGATACTCAGCCTTGGCGCTCGAGTGAGAGACCGTGGGCTGTCACTTGGAAGACCAAGAGATCAGCTAAGGCCCAAGGTAGACACATGCTGCACGATCCCTCCACTCCCCCACACTACACGCGCATTTAACGCGCACGACACTCCAATGGGCGGAAAACGGCACAATGAATCCGGGCGCGTGGGCCGAGGCGTGCCAGGCCGGGCCTGGGAAGCTGTCCCGTCGCGCGGGTAGTGGCGGGTCCCACGCACGCTCTGGGCCGCCACGTGGCCTGACCAATCGGCGAAGGAGCCGAGGCGTCGGGGCCGGTTGTGGCCCGTCCGGCTGCGACGTCGGCCGGCTGCCGCGATGACCGGCTGCTCGGCGGCCCCACATCACCCCAGCCGTGCGGAGGCACAAGGCCGCCTGCGCGGCGCGGCCGGACAGTTTGAGAAGACCCTTCAGGTTGGGAGGGTGAAACCGCTGGCCCCCTCGCCTGAAAACCTCCGGACCCCAACGGtttcgggggctactgacgggGATATTACCTTGGGTATATTAAGAGCGGAGATTATAATTCTCCAAGACAATTAGGGGGCCGCTTGGCCCCCCAGGCCGGCTAGCGATAGCCAGCCCAACGACGTGGCCGGCTGGAGGTGGTCGGCCCGTACCTACATCCGGCTAGGTGGTAGCCGGCCCCATGGGCCACACGTACGGCCGGCTGGCGGTGGCCGACCCCTTCATCCCTCGTCCTTCCAACGGTCGGACGCGAAACGGCCGGCCGGCTGGCCGGTCGCCAGCCAAGCAGACTGCCCCGTCCCATCGGGCCGTATAGGCAAGAGTGCCACCTAACGCAGACTACGGTGTAGCGGGATGATGGCGCTGTCATCATGGCACAGGAGGCCTAGACGACGCCGACGCCGCCCTGTAGCCGTCATCATCACCCCGTGCGCACGCCCTGGATGGTCAGCGCATCGTCCATCGGTGGCACGAGTCGGCGGGCCCCATGACGAGACctggcagccggcgggccccccagGCCGACCAGAGACTGCCAGCCAGGTCCCACCGGTGATCTTATCCGTAACAATGTATCGTGCGGGCTACACTATAAAGCCCCCCTCCAGCCCCCCGagagaggggttggttcccttcgCATTAACACACACGCATATCATTCCCACAGAACACACCAGAGAGGTAGCGAGACTGCAGGCGAGAGCCCATCTCCCTCCTcagatacagctccaggagcaccatTGTACTGTGATCTCATATAGTCACACAGGGAGGAATAGCGGTATTACCTCACtggagggccccgaacctgggtacaccgGTGTCATGTGTCTAGCGCCTAAACCCATTCCCGGACGCCGCCGCCCGTCGGCCCTAAACCATAagttaagccaccccatggcatttgTCCCGGAAATACCACGACAACACCCGTGGTGCTGCcctcctctctatctctctctctcgtagtttCTCTCCTGATTCTGTCGCGACACCTCTTGGCGAGGCCCTTCTAGGACaactccacctccaccgccacCATATCGTCGTGTCGCCGGGGACTCAAGCTACTTCTTCACCATCGCTCAttggatcgaggtggtgaaggcgtcatcaagttatatgtgtgttgaacgcggaggtgtcgcccGTTCGGTACTTGATCGGGATGTTCttgattggatcgtgggacggatcgtgattggaccgtgaagacgttcgactacaccaaccgcgtttcttaactcttctgcttagcgatctacaagactACGTAGAAGCACTCTCCCTCTCGTAGTTGttcatctccatagattgattttGGTGAGCGTaagaaaatatttgtttcccatgcaacgttccccaacaccatcgaCCCAAGGCGGAGTCTTCAGGGAGAAAACGATGCCAGAACGCCGTTGTCGCCCCATCGAGGAGATTTTGGGCTTTCACCCGGGTCACGGGGGTAGAAGGTGAGGGAAAGGATCACGGCGTCGCCTTGAGGAAGGGCAGCATTGTCGACATCGTGACCGCCGACGCCGGCCAGGAGTTTCCTCCGATcctgcaccaccaccaccccccccccaatCGCCCCACCCAGCAGCACACAGCGGGGCGAGGTGCACCTGGAGTAGAGGAGGAGGCCGTCTTCAGCTCGATGCATAGGGCTAGCAGGGCGACCCCAACCTCGAGCCCCACGGTCGCCGCCACCTTGTTGCTCGAGCAGCCAAGGAGGACGCCCCGCAGCATCCGCACCGACCACCCGCTGCCTCAGATCCGTGCCCACCATGTGTGGCATGCATGCCTGCCCCCACACGCTTACGAAGAGGGGAGGAGCCCCAGGCAGCACGCAAGCCACCGCACCCGCCAGATCCGTCGCCACTCCACCTCATACCCGCCGCACGCCACGCCGGCCGGGCCTCCGCCGTATCTTGTTGCCCCTGCGCCGCCAGACCGAACAAAGGGAAGAGAGGGCCCCGCCCCGCCAACGTCATGCGGGCTTAGCCCGACGATGATTGCCGGTGTCGGGAGAGAGGAGGACTTGAGAGGAGAGGGTGGGTCGGCGGCTAGGGTGAGCCCCTGGGTCACcgcgggtggggggggggggtctatatATACATCGTCAAATTGCCTTTTTAATCAATTTATATCGCAAGTGAAGTAGACTTCAATTATTACCCCATTGTATCGCCTTATGTTTTCTCTGCATGTGAAAATTAACATGCATTATGTTTATGTAACCTGAGCAAAAAAAATTAAAGGCCATAGCAACGCATGGGCATCTTACACTTGATATTGGTGCTCACATTTTATTGATTAATAATTTTAGGTCTTTTGTGATGTGCGTTCAGTGGTAGGAGACGTTTTCATCGACGACGTTTGTGGCGACTTTGTTAATATGAAGAAGATGTGCCGGCTTAGTAATTCGAATGCATTCATAAAAAATACTCCATGTTTATAAAGATAGGATATATGTGTGTGCGTTTATAGGGATGAATTTATGTGCATATCTATAAACGTATGCGTCTGTCTGTTTAAAAAAAAACACGGTTGAGCCTGGCCCGGTAGaacttccaccggctaagataaaCCTAACCCCGAGATGGAAACGTAGCGTATCTACCCTCCTACGCTAGCTGTACGTTCTTCTCGGATCCGTTGATATATCAGAGCGCCTCACCAAATCAGCAGTTAACTAAGATTATATTCCCTTAATTCGCGTGAGCTAGCTAGCAAGCACATGCATGATAACCAGCAAGCGCCAACCAAATCACATGCACCTCTCATGTCGCCCAGTGGACTGTCACATGCATGAGACTGATTCGACCCGACATCTCCACTGATTAAGAAAACAAGAAACGAGCTAGGGACAGAGGTCGCAATCAGAACCAGGACCGGGGGTTCCGCCGCACGTTAGCCCGCCACTGCCATCGAGGCCATCATCGGGCGCCTATAAAATTCGCCAAGGCACCATGTGTTGAGCCCATCCGGCCATCGATCCGCGCTGACCCCTGTCGTCCGGTTTGTGTATTCCCCCACTAGCTAGCTAGCTAAGCTCCATCTGCATCCAGTCCAGCCATGGCGTCCGTGAAGCTCGCCGTCGTCCTCTTGGCGTGCGCCGCGCtcatggcgacggcggcggcgtacGCGCCGTACCGGCCGGAGCCCGAGCCCTGCAAGACGCAGGCCATGTACTTCAAGAACTGCCTCTTCCGCGGGCACGGCAAGATGTGCTGCTCCGGCGTGGTGGCGGACCCCTCGTGCTACTGCGAGGTGGAGCGGGAGGTGGAGATCCAGTGCACACCCGACCACCACTGCCATGGCGCCGCCAGGATGGTCAAGGTCGCCGAGATGGACCTCCCCTGCATGAAGGACCTCAAGTGCAAGCATGCGTGAGCGTGATGGCCTTGGCCGCCTGCGTCATCTCATCACCCGCCTTATATTAGCTGCTTCCTAGTACTACTACAAGAGTATCGCATGCATGTCTCGTTTGTGTGCCGATTTCCGAGTACGTAAGACCCGTTTCGTTTGTTCCGATCGACTTCCGACTGTGTGTGCTGGTTGTGTCGTCCTCATGTAAACTACTCCTATATGATGACGATGTTCCTGTTGATTCAAATCGTCGTCAGCATACATTTCTATCATATATACTAGATCTTGAATGAATTTGTTTTTCATCACCAGCACGCGCGTACGTGGAGGTAAAAGACGAGCAGGTGTAGTGTGTGTGGATGACTCCTGAAAAATCCTCTCAGCCTTGTTTGGCGCGTCACCGCGGTGAGCGAATTCCACAAACTGTAGCCAATGGATCAGTTGAGTTTTGGTATGATAAACGGTGGCGATTCACTTTGTGAGAAAAAATCAACGGCTAAAAAGTGTTCTATGTCAAGGTGGATGGCTGGTCTCAAACTTCAAATTTGCTGGACTATAGTACTAGTACACtagtagagataggttgcagcatTTCATCAAATAAAGTATCTCATCTGATATATGTTGATTAAGCTAAATGATCCCTGCTCCGTTATGCTGCCGCTTTTGCAACCTAGCGACGAACTTCAAGTCTACCCGCTGCTTCCTCTTCGCCTCCCTGTAGTACTCCGCTAGGGATTTTTTTTCCCGGTGCACAGGATCGCTCGGAATCGTGTGTATAAACAATTTTGTCTTTGCACCTTTCTTTGTACTTTTTATTTTTATACTTTTCTTTATACTTCAAAATATTTCACAtacacacacacgcacgcacgcgcgcgcacactcacacacacacacacacacacacacatatatatatatagaaaaaatacatcctaccatccAGGGGTAGTTATCCCACATGTTCAATATACTACCACGCGAAAgcatatatactaatttatcattcctattatgttcatatactatatataagatttttcaaagtgagttacatgaaaacaTGACAAGTTGATCcatagtttttattttatttgtgaaATAcgcatatatttgtatgtaaaaaggagcatacacaaaatatgatacatactaccaaacaaatagtatatatactacctaaacataattatatactacatactacgcatacatactctccgatttgatagatactacatacaacatacaaaacacaagtggtggtaactaccaccggtggtagataaaatttgtcttatatatatatatacacacacacacacactcttcaaAAACacatctgaaaatgttgaataagTACCAAAAAATATTAAACGAGTATTTGAAAATATTGAGTAAGTAATTTGAAATTTTGAATAATACAAAAACTGTTGAGCAAGTATTTGACAAAATGTCAAATAAGTATTAAATATTGTAGAACGAGTattcaaaaaaattgaacaagtatttgaaatgTTAAATAAGTATtcaaaatgttgaacaagtatttaacAATGTTgagtaaattttaaaaaatgagtatttgaaaacaattgagaaaatatttaaaaatgttgaataagtactaaaatgttgaacaagtatttatAAAATATTAAAGAAGTGTTCAAACAATGTTGAACGTgtatacaaaaatgttgaccatttaCTAAGAAAATGTTTTTCACACATGCAAAGATGTAGAGTGAAAACGcaaataaacaaaagaaaaaaaaacaaagaaaagtataaaatgaagaagaagaaaaaaccaaaaaatgGAGAGGAAAACAAAAGGCAAAAAAACAAATACGAAGAAAAAATGCAAGAAAGAAtgaaaaaatggaaaagaaaaaataaaagaaacaaaacgAAAAAGATAAAAGCGTCTCGAAAAATCCTCAAGCAGGATGCACACAAATACTTCAACACAAAATCGACATTAGCGTAGTGGCTGGGAGCACTGCGCAACAACAAGGTTCTCCCATTTTCATTCTATATATTAATATTGCACGCGCATAGCAGACCATCCTAATACTGTAAGGGGCTGTTTGAAACTACTCCGTTCCTTACAATTCAGCTCCGTTCTATAAAAAAACAAGCCAAACAGGATAGCTTCACTTCATGTCGCTCCGTAAAAACTAGAATTTAAGGTataacttcatattttttatgaaGCTCTTTAGGAGATGTTTAAAAAAATGTATAAGCTGAAGTTGAAAGGAAATTACCCATTAATGCCACCATTAAGTAGATATCCTTTCGTTTCTCCCCACTCATCCAATCAGATATATAATTTTTATTAAATTTCTCATTTTTCAAAGTGAAGCTAGACAAAGGCAAACACTCTCTCAAAAAGTTACAACTTCTGTATGAAACTGCTTCAAAATGAATTTGATGGAGCGAAACTGACTTTTATAAAGTAGAGTAGTCCCAAAGAGACCCTAACTCTCAACGCGACcgaaatacccccccccccccacacacacacgcacaaagAAACAGAGAGCACACAGAGCGCACACCTGAGCGAGCATATGGGCCAGCCCAAAAGCACCTGCCAGTTTCCTATTTCGTTTATTTCTTTTGTTTATACtttaaatatttttaatatatacGTTAAGAAACACTCTTATAGCGATGGAAAACTGATGAGGCGTCTGGGCTTTGATCAAATGGCAGTATCGGAAAGCGATGGAAGAAGTGGTGGTCTCTTGATGCTTTGGCAAGCTAACGTGGGAGTCACGTCAGTGGAGATTCATGCAAATTTCATCGACATTCGTATCAATGAGAATTCCCCGGATGGATGGCGATTCACGGGTCTATATGGGGAACCTAGTGGAGAAAGAAAACACCTCACCTGGGAATATCTAAGGCAGCTACATGCGATGATAAGCCTCCCCTGGCTTATAGCGGGTCATTTTAACGAAATTCTGCACAATTATGagaaggaagggggtgcttcacgACCGATCCGATGCTTGCGGGCCTTTAGTGATGCACTGTCTGATTGCGGTCTGGATGACCTAGGATATGTGGGTGACATCTTCACCTGGCATAGAGGAACTATCCGTGAACGTTTGGATCGAGCGGTGAGTAACGTGCGATGGGCTGATATGTTCCCAGACTATGGGGTTTCCAATGAGGAGTATGATAAGTCTAATCATCGCACTATCCTAATTAATACGGAACATAGCGCGATACTGCAGCAGAGGAAGAGACCGGGGGCTCGGAAGTTTGAGGCTCGGTGGCTAGCAGAGGAGAATGTGGAGAACATCATGCAGACGGCGTGGAAtaagaggaaggaggaagggttAGGCCCCTTGGCAGATGTAATTGCAGGGGTGCATGCTGATCTACATCACTGGGACAAGAATACGTTGAAGGGACCGAGGTCGA
This genomic stretch from Hordeum vulgare subsp. vulgare chromosome 6H, MorexV3_pseudomolecules_assembly, whole genome shotgun sequence harbors:
- the LOC123403100 gene encoding uncharacterized protein LOC123403100; this translates as MASVKLAVVLLACAALMATAAAYAPYRPEPEPCKTQAMYFKNCLFRGHGKMCCSGVVADPSCYCEVEREVEIQCTPDHHCHGAARMVKVAEMDLPCMKDLKCKHA